The Xyrauchen texanus isolate HMW12.3.18 chromosome 25, RBS_HiC_50CHRs, whole genome shotgun sequence genome includes the window aaaaaatgtattgatccttaatttttttttttaagcggcACTCCTAGtcctgttgttttgttgtaaCAGTTGCACGTTAATTAGATATTCCTCTTTATAATTGTGTTATAAATATATTCAAAGAGATCtgaataaacaatttttaaatcAAAGTGAAAATGTAAATACGATTGTCTACTTTCATAATAGCAGTCTAGTATTTTCTCCACTAACGACacagaacattttgaaaaaatcaGGCTTGTGTATGTCTGCAAATGCAATTTACTTGCAATGGTTTCAACGAGGCTTAGAAAAGTCAAAAAATATTGAACAGTTTTCAGTAAACCTCATATCAGCCATTTCACAAGCCTCGACTCTTACATTTATGAAATATCTGTAGGTACAACCCGTCCAGAGACAGCTTTTAAAtattaaccttgtgtgaccccacGTACgcatgtgtggacgttgtattttgactTTGCTATACGCAATACgtaatttaaagggttagttcacccaaaaatgaaaattatcccataatttactcaccgtcaagccatcctagttgtatatgactttcgtctttcagccaaacacaatcggagttatatataaaaaaaatatcctggctcttccaagctttataatgggaatgAATGGAACCTTAAATTTTGAAgaccaaaaaagcacatccatccatcaaaaaagtaatccatacggctccagggggttaataaaggccttctgaagcgaagcgatgcatttttgtaagaataatatccatatttataactatataatctataatcactggcttctggtaacgCGCGTTCACGAGAGAGTCAAGTTCCGGCATAAGACGTAGGCTTAgcataagctccggtgagaagtgacgaacgtggAAGCGCgtgttgtttacagcaaaggaaatcagcgaaaagaagtgagttgttttagctataatGTAGATTtctattagtcttaaaatggtgcgttcTTGCGTCTAAccagtcattccaatcgtccATTCATTGCAGCAAACTCTCTCAGcatctgttggcattacctcgcatttcctgcatgagcaccaccacatCTCCTGTACTCTCAgtctaccagattcttttgtttgtgctgctgctgcaTCCTCCTCCATCTCTTGGAGTTCCTcctctgacatttttctttaaaaatcctcgtTGTTGTCTTCTATTCGTGACAggtgttttgttttgctctatcctctgcgcaTCCGCATTCGTCAATTCTGACCGGAGTTTACACTACGtaatacgccggaactcgactctcttgtgaacgcgtGGACGGCCGTTCCCAGAAGCCAGTGATTAGTTaacaaagttataaatatggatatttttcttttaaaaatccaTCGCTTCgattcagaaggcctttattaatccCCTGgagactttcatttttgggtgaactaaccctttaatttaaaccgactgatctcagttcagggtaatctgtgctgtcagtaaagggttaaacgttTGGTGtagtgtgacaaaacaacatggcgccgaccACAGTAGAGTTTGTCTTTGTAAGAAAAGTCAACATCTAGTAAGAAAcccaattaagtttttacattgaaacctatttAAGTTGAAAtattagtctctagtttcatccgatatgccattttttttaacatttgagcaatttatcaCGAAACGTCACGCTGCTCAACACAATGTatactaatgtgtactttagcatATTTTCCCTTACAAATCTTATATTTACTATGCATTATTACATTactgctttcagaggctttatatggagttatgatgaaaataaggtgcattttgaactgttctgagaccagtgcagacagacaccacactggagattaagtcagtCACAAGTGAGCATCCTACAGATCTCTATGCAGATAAGTGCAATCAATCCAAACATCCTATCAAAAgtttagtttcaggctgcagatgatatttggatcactcaacatgtttgacagacatgggacatgggataatcagtacatagattcacaatttataatgtatcattttattttaacatggttggcagtgaattaaaaaaaaaaaaattaataaccaacactcctggaaacttAATagctttctatagcttggtattcataaaaaatttcacaacttagtcccgctgtccacatatgttgacatgcatttttaggaaaacaatttgctcttcaaattattttatttgatttattttttgcttgtttattaggtgctagtCACAAATCAAAAACtgaaatagaaaatgcacacagcagtcatgctttcAGTCTTACTGTTAGTGATTATCTGATGGTTTATTACTACCATTGGTTTTGTTGATGGATCCAGAGATGCAGCTGTTAGGAGACATGTGACAGCTGGACAGACTGCATGTGCGGCTGCTCGCAGGAGCACACGTGATCACAGAAGGACGATTCTGATATAAACACAGAGCACATTATTGATTCATATTGATATAGAAATAAGACAAATTCTTCATAACAATGCCTTCATGTAACACTACAGCCGTTGCTTTTGTAGTTCTATTTGTATTTCAGGGTGAAGTCTTACCTGCTGGAGCTGTGTGTTGGGTCCAGGTGAGAGTTGAGTACTTCTGGTCAAATCTGAGCTTTGTTTGGTCAATGCAAGTGGCTGATCCATTGCAAATATGGGGAATGGCACAAACACATGATGATTATGTAGACCACTGAGAGATGTGTGTTCAAATGAACTGCGATTCCATGATTCCTGAATCACATTGTCACCATTAGGATTTCTCCTGACAATCACAAATCACATGAATCACAAAAAGTATGTTAAAACGATCACAGGTAATGCAGCTCTTCTTTTCTTGTCATCAAGTTGTTCAAAACatgcatgacattctttctttcatggaacacaaaaggagattgttAATAACATACAGATGTGACACCAGTAAGCGGCTCATTTTGTTCATGTGTTCTTCATCCGAGTCGTGGTCATCATGGTGTTTTCTCTTGGTTGGGCTCACAGGTGGAGGTCCTGAGTCTAGCACATGAACCCTGGATGTCCCTGAATCATCTGTTCATAAAGTTATATGATCAATGACAGTCATTCtcatcatatacagtatacataagaCACtaatgagtgaaataaatcaaaacatcTAAACATCAGAATAGTTTAGTCTATTCAATTTCAACCATGTGGTCTGACTTGAATTGTAAAGAAATCAAAGCATTAATGTTGTTCATCAGGCAATATTTTATTGCAAATCTGGCACTTTGATATACAGGAGTTCAAAATTGAGACAACATTGTCTCAATCTGGGGATTccaaatatttctaaatttggAAATAGCATTTTGAAAAACTTAATATAATCACATCCCcaataatgtgtgtgtattaatgtatAGTATTTACATGCCACATTAATGAACACACTTGTAAATGTTTAgtttcatttggcagacgctcaTGTCATGAACAATGTTGAATATTCGATATTTAGTGTTAATATTAAGATCCGTGAATGCAGTTACTTACCCTCATATGAGTTATAATGCAGTCTACTTATGTTGTTGTTCATTTTATTGATGAACTGATGAATTAAAAGATCCATTTTATCACAAACATTCGGATTTAAAACAGATAACAGATCAGTTAATCCTGCTCATTTATATAGCTTTAACGTGTGATTTAGTGAGTAAAGACACTCGCAAACTTAAAATCAATGAAAgtatattgtaaaaataataaagagtttaagttgtttttagcacattgagcTAGTTTAGCTGTTAGCTCGGGCTGCCAGTCACGAATATGTCTTAAGTTTACTTCAGTAATTTAAATGACAAACATTAAGCGAGACTCGTCGAGTATGAGCTCTAGTGTGTATATCGTAAATATATCAGTCAAACATATTTGGTGTGTCGCTGAATTATGATTGTAATATGTCATATGATGCTAAAGCGGCTAACAGCTCCACAACAGCTCGTGTGTTTCCgcctcagaaaaaaaaacacgTACAGAgtttataatttttcaaaaacaattttttttatttacgtcACACAACTGATGTTAATTCTCGAAATTTAAAGTGAATATCttctttttgtcacatttttatatatatatatatatatatatatatatatatatatatatatatatatatatatgtgtgtgacaaaaatgtagactatatatatatatatatatatatatatatatatatatatatatatatatatatatatatatatatatatatatatatatatatatataaataaaagttccAGTAATCgcaaacgactgtgattggttAGCACTCTCAACAACGCTGTGAAAAGAAACAGTGACAGCACCGCCCTTGTCTAGACAACAATTTACACCTGAATAATGACGCTGACCAACTTTAACAGACGTTCGATTAAAAATGCACAGTAAAggatataaaaacaaatacaaatatttagatTTATCGCACCTAACCAGTCATATACAACATCCGGTCTAATCCCCGCCCATTGCGGCACTACTCTGTtgtgttatttgtcattttacccCCTATTTTATTTCCATGGCTGCGTTCCATTTAAAAATTGTAACCCCTTCCCTCGTTTTTTTCCCCATTAGACgttttcttcctcctcctcttcttcttcttctttttctataTCTGCTTTGTACAACAAAACATGACTGCAATACAACATACATGTTTGTGCCAGGGAAACAATGGGAGGGTGCACATACATTCACAAAGACATTTGACCTTTGATTTATATACAAAGATTGTGAAGACAGAGCACAGGTGAACAGTTTTAAAGCTTTTCTATTATAACTATTTTTAAACTAAAATGCAATCTTGAGGCAAGACTGCTAATATTAAAAGTAAAAGGCAAATGTgataaagaaatagaaaattcaTGTTTTCCGAAGCATTTTCTTAATATTAATGCAATAATAGAGACCAAAttcaaatttatgcatttggcagatgcttttatccaaagcgacttactgtgCAAGcagtgcaacctggagttaagtgtcttgctcaaggacacaatggtggtggctgtggggactgaaccagcaaccttctgattaacagttatgtgctttagaccactacaccaccaccactccttgtatacaaatacagtattaatgtatttttttgttttatcttttatttttcattattttattttcaaagccaACATATTCATTATATGTTAATGAGTGGGTGGTGCTCCAGAGAGGTTCCTTAAATACATGGGGTCTCACACTAGGGAGTGCAGATAGGTTGACAGGGAGTTGTTAGGGTTCTTATGAGATTTTAATGGGGTTTTTGAatttatgtgtaaaataaggtctgtggtaaacattacttgatgatacGTGGATGTTtttttctacaacataaattacacatagtCATACCTCAAAACTGCATTTTGAAGCcgtattgaattattattaaaaaaaaaattaaatgcacggcggcttcaaaattcatgtttgaagTATGAAAGTGTTTAATTTATATTGTAGACCAAAACTTCCATGTATTGTCAAGTAatatttaccacagaccttatttaacACAGAAGtttaaaaaccccattataaaaacacttaggaaaatcctgagggaacccatggtgaattcaACTTCCGGGTTCACCTTCAAATTGATTTCACGGCTGAATTAATTaatcagtcatcatttatttgcTATTATTAATTGAATTgatcaataatattaattaaacaaaagaaaTTTGGATGATCTACAGCATTTACCATGCTGATGATCTTATTTTAATGAGAGGAACACACCATGTATCCCAAGGCACTAGGATCTGAGGGATGtagacttcaagtcaagtcatttttatttgtatagcacctttcacaacacacatcttttcaaagcagctttacagaagatcagcattaacagaagatagaactgtaatgtctataatgtcttagagtcatcattgtgtggtagataaaatacgattgtgaattgtgtttaaaaatatttacatttcatttggcaggatgaaaataagttatttaataataattgtatttataaccccagtgagcaagccaaaggcgaatGTGGCAAGATGTTAGAtgcccctctggctaacatcatgaatataatgccagtattactTAATTacgtatagtgcaagtcatgctttaaaattattaaactaagtaagtgttaaggcacattgtttaaacaaagattgtgtgtgaactgtaagattaatgaccaatgtctttgaagtccatcctggattaactgcagaagttcacatagatgcaattgtccttgttaattggctgatgaaggcttttgttggcaattcattgataattgcatttcaagagtgtagtccatcattagaccacgTTGATGCAGGCAGCGTGCTGGTGATAtaaggtgcatcgcagttcaacctgcgaTGCACCTGTCATTTCGGTGAGGtatatcctaaatccaaggttcagacaatggcatatgaagtatctcatgtcttatggttggagttggcatcagttcatcccctgaattccatcataatagactgaagtgatgtttggctggcaccggctgctattagtcatcatcacacagcgacacgtgcagtggagtccgacaccaagcaggaatggagctggatccagctggttttggtgacctcaggataggagtcccgaggttgagacagggaaaaaatgtaataatatgagCATAGATGCcgttcaatttattgcagagttatatatcatgatcaatgtttctggttccggaagACCCAACTAAACCAGCGAGTTTagaaattgtgagttgaaggataaattaggtgtatgcctgactaaatagatgtgtctttagtctagacttaaatttAGTGAGTGTGTCtacatctcaaacagtgttagggagacatttccatagtttaggagccaaatgaaAAGGCTCTacctctttttgtggattttgatattctaggaaatattaacaagccagaatgttgcgatcgtaatgaacatgatggaatatagcatcgGGATCAGCAACatagagcatgtgtcgtaatcttaggtggaagaatgccgGTCTACGaatattggtaatttgattttcaacagacagattggtatcaaacataacacctaagttcttcgttgttgaagatgatgtaacagtacatccatcgagagtcaaataatattttagcggcttatttttagaggtttttggtccaataattagtacctctgttttgtcggaattgagtagaaggaaatttatggccatccaatctttgagaatgttgtgatctatcgtgtcaaatgcagcactaagcactagaagagaaatgcagccgcgatcagatgataagagcaagtcatttgtaactgataAGTGTACTCTGTACTGTATTGAGGCttaatcctgactgaaattgttcatatatactatttctcagTAGAAATTTATATATTTGGGAGGCTACTACCTTTtatagtattttcgacataaacaggtgatttgaaatcagtctataattatccaggatcaagttgtgtcttcttttaaagcggtttgataactgacattttagattacagggaatacctcttttaagggcttggttggtattggatctaacaaacatgttgtggctttggatgtttcgataagttttgttagatCTTTATGACCTTTGACAACAAAAGATTGACGTTTTTAACTGCTTTAACCACTCCATCGCCATGTGGAGCATCTGCTGTTTTAATATCTGCTTATGTTTTATGAAGTTAGGTGACAAAAAATTCACTGTTTACAACTTAGGTATAACTCTGTGTGCTTTCACATTCATTATGGAGACCTTTCTGATTTGTATGATGTTTTGAAATAGTTTGACATTATGGTGTGAGTTGTAACAATATCCGctgtctgccaaaatgcataaatgtatcacAATACACAGTAGTAGGCTCATCACTATACCACTCATGCTTATAGGCGGAACATGTGTAAGGCTGGGCACAGACATGCCCAGGGCATAATATGTGTATTAATTAATGTAGGTATCGTATCGATATGGAACACTACTTTTAAGTGCTGGTCTAGGATTGGTTTCCCCACCAgagaaacatccatccatccgtccgtccgtccgtctgtctgtctatctgtctgtctcaacTGTCATCTATCTATCGACAGATagatccatctatccatctatctatctatctatctatctatctatctatctatctatctatctatctatctatctatctatctatctatctatctatctatcatctgtcatgtatctatctatctatctatctatctatctatctatctgtctgtctgtctgtctgtctgtctttctgtctgtctgtctgtctgtctttgtttctgtggttcagttggtagagtgggtcggccactaatcgcaggactGGTGGTTTGAATccaggcccacatgactccacatgccgaagtgtccttgggcaagacactgaaccccaatggCAGCCTAGCacattgcatggcagctctgccgccattggtgtatgaatgtgtgaatgaatgggtgaatgtttcacagtgtaaagtgctttgaataccggtaaggttaaaaaggcgctatataagtgcagaccatttaaaatttctttctttctatctatctatctatctatctgtctgtctgtctgtctgtctgtctgtctgtctgtccgtccgtccgtccgtccgtccgtccgtccgtccgt containing:
- the vgll4a gene encoding transcription cofactor vestigial-like protein 4, producing MDLLIHQFINKMNNNISRLHYNSYEDDSGTSRVHVLDSGPPPVSPTKRKHHDDHDSDEEHMNKMSRLLVSHLRNPNGDNVIQESWNRSSFEHTSLSGLHNHHVFVPFPIFAMDQPLALTKQSSDLTRSTQLSPGPNTQLQQNRPSVITCAPASSRTCSLSSCHMSPNSCISGSINKTNANTVCDPVIEEHFRRSLGDIYKEPEPISNSVSITGSVDDHFTKALGDTWLQIKARGHGPTTPQPKSS